TGAATCCACATTACATAAgtgcatggtgtgtgtgtgtgtgtagatctgTACTATGCTCATTCAATACGACCAAGGTAAACAACTTCAGAGGCTACAGACAACCTATGGTTTATTGATTGTGTCTAGGCTGTTTAAGTTTTGAGTGTCgcagccatagactgtatataagaaatggacgtaacatctctgacgtcacccattggtttgtggactgctgctcggaagccaatagtttcggatcggagcagcgccatcttgaaaatttccggtgcatgctgggaaaaataaaaacacggattctacttatatgggcatcaggaggagcatgaggcgccctcctgaacctgtgaaccaatcaacctgtcaatcacgacgtagccacgccctaatgcataccctgctttatcgtcacatataaaatcagggaggccaaaatgttccaaatgaacatcatactgcattgaagaaggctttaaactagcgattgagaccataaacacattttgaaaacgtttactgaggttagaaatcaactgagaagttggtgaattctccattgacttgtatagagacggaagtccttttgacaccaaaacggtcgccccctggtggccttttgatagaatgcagttttaagttacttccgcgttggcctcatttcagaggaccagaactcctgGCCTGGTCTCAGCATTAAAGCAGCTCTCCCAACTAAATGTGAGCGTGTCCTGAAACTGCCCCCTGAGTGACTAATCTATCCATCAGACGCTATTATTATGAATACACTCAGACAAAGCGGGTGCCAAAATAGAAATCATCTCACCTGTCTTAAGCTCACGTGCACTGGATACACAATGTTTGAACCTTCCCGCCTAAAGTGAGGATGTGGCTTGTCCTTGATGACGAAAACAATGTCAGCAGGAATGGAAGTGGCCGACTCGTCTCCCTCCCGCGGGAACGTGATCTTGGTTCCTTCTTTCCAGCCGCGCTTGATCTCAATAGTGAGAATCTTGTCCTCTGTTCGCATGGTCCTGCCATCTGGGTTTAGCCTTTTGCGAGAGATTTTCATCCTCTTGGTGCAGCCGTGGAAGACCTCCTCCAGGGAGACCCTCAGTTCGTGGATTATAGCCGGGTCCTTCTTCCGGCGCTGCTGCCCTCCGAGGCCGGCGTGCCCGTCCCGAGGGAATCCGTTCATGTTGAAGTTGGTGAAGGAGCCAAAGGGGTCGTTTCCGTCCACCTCCATGTCCTCGTCATCTCGCCCGTTCGCTTTACGCCCGAAGAACATCTCGAAGGGGTTTGAACCCCCGAAGAAGGTTGCGAAGGTGGCATGAGGATCCCCGTGGAATGTGTAGGTGAAGGTGTTGCCCCCCTGTCCGTCAGCAGTGGGCCCATTTCCTCCCTTCAGACCTGGTGAGCAAACAGAGATGAATCATCCGTGATCATCAGATTGACACCAAGCTGTGGGAGAGCTTTCTGACACAAGTGATGATTACTCTGACAATAGGAATGTACCGATCAGCCGCACCAGACTTCATTAAGCAGATTGACGTGATGCCATGATGTGACCAACCCTTAATTAAATACATCAAGTCATCAACATGAttataaaagtcagtgtttTCACTTAGATTCAATCAGTCACGACAGCTGACTCAGTTTTTAGTGCCACAGTAATCCCTGGCTTCATGTTACTTCACTTTAAAACAATCTCAATGAGTTCAACACAGTGTATAAAGAGAttttaaactgattaaaaagAGACAACTGCTCTTAGATTGGTCAATAACAGCCAAATACCTTGTGTTGAGATATTGAAATTGGCAAAATATCACAAAGATGGATCAAAGTTTGCTGCATGTTTAAAGAAAGTCAACAACGTGAGTCCTTATTGGACAAATTCAAAGACTTAGATGCACACATTACAGCAATGTTTGAGACATTACTATAATCAGTCTACTCAGGTAATGGGTTAGTCAAACAATGGTTTATTTCATCACcaaaaaaagcctttaaaatgGCCATATAATACACATTTCCATGCTCATATTTTACTACGTGTCTTTTCCTGCACACCTTTTCCATGTTTTACTGctcaaaaacaacatgtttcatttacagAGGTCCTTTCTGATGATGTCCAGCTTgtaaactttattatattaagGGGTTCTACCTTTTAATCAAGTCTCTAAATCAAATCTgtggtattttttttctctttctcacatcAGATATGCGTCCCACCCATAACCATCTGGACTGAAAATTAACCCTGTATGTTCAGAAACAACACTGCATGTAAAAACACGTACATATATCTGCACTGAAATGGCTTTGGCATGatcattatttctattataaCACCTTTAATATTAAGAAGAGTCTGATGGAAATGATGACAGGGCTTTATTTCTCTTGTACATGGGGTTTATAACTGCAGATTCAGTGTAACACGATGATCttttaagataaaaatgaacagaaattgGCCTAAAATGTGCtgaacagctgtttttttttgcaggccTTCTGTTGACTTGAATTAAAGCCAGCTGTGTTTTATATCCAATAACCATCCAGGCTTTATAATGGTGTGTTGGAGGCCAattaaaaaccacacacacacacacagagagagacacagacacacgcgCGCGCGTAAAAATGcgataaataaaacacattacctTCCTCTCCATACTGATCATATATTTCCCTTTTCTTTGGATCACTCAGGACTTCATATGCCTCGGCGATTTCCTTGAATTTCTCTTCAGCGGCTGCAGATTTATTCTTGTCCGGATGCCATTTCAGCGCCTGTTTTCTATAAGCTTTCTTAATATCATCATCTGTGGCTCCTTTAGAGATCCCCAGCGTTTTATAGTAATCTTTgcccatttttttttcttctctccgcTTTCCCCTGCAAAATGACTCAAACCACAGTAGTCGGTGGATCGCAGCAGTGGAGAAGATTCAGTCTGGAGTAAAACACAGAAAGGAGACGCAGACAGACGCACGGCGCAGGATGAAGACCATTTAGAGCCGGTTAGTCAACGCCGTGGACCCTCTGTTATTTATCCGGGACTGGAT
This genomic interval from Scomber scombrus chromosome 11, fScoSco1.1, whole genome shotgun sequence contains the following:
- the dnajb4 gene encoding dnaJ homolog subfamily B member 4: MGKDYYKTLGISKGATDDDIKKAYRKQALKWHPDKNKSAAAEEKFKEIAEAYEVLSDPKKREIYDQYGEEGLKGGNGPTADGQGGNTFTYTFHGDPHATFATFFGGSNPFEMFFGRKANGRDDEDMEVDGNDPFGSFTNFNMNGFPRDGHAGLGGQQRRKKDPAIIHELRVSLEEVFHGCTKRMKISRKRLNPDGRTMRTEDKILTIEIKRGWKEGTKITFPREGDESATSIPADIVFVIKDKPHPHFRREGSNIVYPVHVSLRQSLCGCSVTVSTIDGKTCNMKITDVVKPGLRKTVAGQGLPLPKNPEQRGDLVVEFDVNFPDVLPGNAKDVLKRHLPA